CCCCGCTTCCGCGGAGAATCTGTATTCGCGGACGGCCGGGCGATCAGCCCTCGATCACCGCCATGACATCTTCTTCGCGCATGACCAGCAGCTCCTGGCCGTCGACCTTGACCTCGGTGCCGCTGTACTTGCCGAACAGCACCTTGTCGCCGACCTTGATGTCGAGGGCGCGCTTCTCGCCGCTCTCCAGGATCTTGCCGTTGCCGACCGCCAGGACCTCGCCCTTGATGGGCTTCTCGGTGGCGCTGTCGGGGATCACGATGCCACCGGCGG
The Lysobacterales bacterium genome window above contains:
- the groES gene encoding co-chaperone GroES translates to MKIRPLHDRVIIKRLEAETTTAGGIVIPDSATEKPIKGEVLAVGNGKILESGEKRALDIKVGDKVLFGKYSGTEVKVDGQELLVMREEDVMAVIEG